The nucleotide sequence ggggaatggcgaTGACGAGGGAACAGAAGTggtagtggggaggatgaggggacaagggaggggggtaatggtggggaacgaTGAAGAGTTTGGGACTATGGGGTGGTCAAGGGGACGGTAGAGTGGGGAGGCCGTGGAGACCGGTGACGGGGCGAATGGTGGGTAGGACTGTGGGacagaaggttgctgtggctctgcaaagcagatgcattgctgagccacggcAACGTTTGGCCGGGTAATGTTAGCATTCATAATGTAAAAGTTAATCTATTCTTTTTGCATTTTCTGCCTATACTTAAATTTGCATTGTCGTACTAATTAAATGTTTCgaaatatttactataatttaagGTGGCTTAATGTAACCTCCGATGAGAACCTACCAAGTAGCTTTAAAATGGTGTTTACAGCTTTTAATTGGCAGCTTCTATTAACTAAAAGTTGCGTTCTTCGCCTGAATAATATCGATCGGTCATTGAACCTAAATGGTTTAAGCCCAGAGTATATGATATTGGCCTTgaattttgtaaatgtaatttcaGTGACTAAACTGTACTAGAGCTGATTTTTTGCTCTTTAATATTTTTCAAACAATTACTTAATGAAATGCTTTAACATTTAACACGGCTGTTGCGTTTAAATACCAAATATTTACTAGATAATAtaaatttctgatgaaaaggccaagCCTATTTAATGGAATATTCTAAACGCTAGTGTTTATAACGAACATGATCTGGTAACCAAACCACACTAGAATTTGGAGACGGTTGGTTCATCCTGGACCAGTATAAAGTGGATTAAAATAACTTGAACGTTCGATTTCAGTCCTTCAGATAAATATTTTTGCCAGCCTTTCTTCCCTTCTCTACTCCCTCGGCAAGAACTTTTCGTATTTTTTTTTctctacttcccctggcccacatTGTGACATAGACCTCGGTTCCTTTGATAGCATTGTAAATTCTAACTAGAATAATCTTTCACTGTTTTAGGAGACCCTAATCTCCAATCTTGACTATTGCTTTTCTTTAAATCACCACCTTCGTCGTAGCTTCTAGTTGGCCCTTGCCTCCATGAAATATAACTCATCTTATCGTTCCAACAAAGGCGATTCGGTATGTCCTTGACCGTGTGGATTACCTCATGAAAAGCAAATGTTGTGCTGACTCCACCTATACCCCCTTTGAATCGCCTTTAAACTTTCCTCAACCGCAAACTGAGATAGCTCTCTAGTCTTCGTCCACCTCACTTCGATCTTGTAAAAAAATTCATCtgaccttatttctatggtctactTAAGCCTCATAAACCTCGTGCTCCTTTATCCTATCATTCATttttaaaagggggggggggtgggcgtCGGCTATCCTCTGGCCTCCTGGTTAGCTGTAACTCGGATGCCTCATCTTGGCACTTTCTCTTGCCCATCTTCATCACTCACTCAGAACTTCAGAGAAAGACTGCACCTGCAACCCTTCTATAAAATAGTCCTGATGTAGCTAGTTGACTTTGATGTAATCCTTCCTTGGAAGGCGACTGAGGAACGTCTTCCTCACCCGCTTCCTACTAAGTTTTCTTAATCAGATGCCTTGTTGACTAACGCCTTTTCTTTAAACTGTAAATGCTAATCTCGAACTTCAATGTCGCTGTGGGTTTCCCCTTTAACCCTGTTCTTGCCAATCTCAACatggaatatttcgaaactattcttccctttattgatactcgtccctctggcttcgctatgttgatatcgttcctttatggcctcatgaccttgacCTTTTAACGGCCTCTCCTTTTATATTAACAATGACTCCTTCAGTTTCAAAATTGAgtaggaatctaattccctcctttttCCTCGTGTTCATAACTGTCCATATTCCTGCCTCTTTACATGGATTTGCAAAGACCGCATGTAAGTTGTCTTTTCCTACAATCCTCCTTCTGTTATTCCCATCTTCCTCAGTGCTCTGCGCATCGGCAACTATTTTTTTTCATACCTATTTTTCTATTGCACCTAATTTTACACCTTGCCTTCCGTACCTTTTTCCTTGTTCTAGTTTTCCTCTAGAATTTAGGTGTCCTCCCCTCTTGCCTTGATCAGTGAATATGCCTCCCTCGTCTCGTCAAaagacctgataatggtccaggactgacaaACGACGTAGTCTCCTCAATTTCTAGTGGTTTGGTTAACGCTAAAGCCACGATATTGTACCTTTTGAACTGAACATGATCTGATTTCTAGGCACATGCAAATCCTTCCCTTTAACACGCCTCTGCATAGGCtcatacccccccccacccccttcaaaCTCCTGACGACCTTCCCAACAACCTTTAATATATTAGACTGTTTTCAAAAATCCTAATTTACATAAAATCTCTACTAATGGTTTTATAACTTTTTCTTGCATTCGTTGTCTAAACATGACTTGCCTCTAGTGTGCTCAGTTTTGAGAAAATCTGATAGCTTTGATCATGGTGGCTAATATTGCGTCTGGCATCTAATTACAAAGTCTTCTTCGGTACAGATGATGGCACTTGCTCTACTCTTCCTTGGTTATATCGCCCAGGTAATTAACATTTTGCTCTGTACTCTTGGACATAATAAGCAATATATCACAAGGGACTAAAATATTGCTTCCCAATAGATCCAGGGTCAGGCGTACCAACCTTACGGCACCCATGCGCCCCTGCCAGCCGTCACTCCCACAACCTCCACCGTCACCACTGAGGTTGGTAACACTGGCATTACCTTTCTTAACCAACCTGTTATTAATACTTTAACATTTGTTAATGGTGTATAATATTCCAGACtaccctgacccacactctgcgggAGACTacaacctctgacgtctgggttaCTGAGCAGACGGCGATCACCCTGACAGTCACCCAGACAACCACCCAATGGGAGTTTGTTCCCCAGCAGCCACAGACGGTGACCTCTGTGATAAGGGTCACCTCCACACCGGTAGTGTTCGTGACGGCTACGGTGGGGGTCTACCCAGTGAGCACCATGGTCTCGGTCTACAGTCAGTTCTTCACCACAACAGATACTGTTAAATACTGGCAGACCATCACCCACGTGGCTGTCACTCACGAGGTAACTATGTAGTCTTTAACTTGTGAAAGTTTGAAATACCTTTATTACACAAAcgtcaataatatatgcatttgcAGATCCAGACGGTCCCTGTGGTATCAACCCAAGAGCTAGTGCAGGATATAGTAACTACCATCACCCAAATTGTAACTACTACGGTTACTTCTACCACCGCCAGATACTATGCTTAATTtattgtatttgctgaaataaaaGTATGTTATAAACCATCACTGTTTTTACTTTAAAAAATTTTATGCACCAAAACCAACTTTAACCTAAATTACATTAGTTATACTGAGGAATTAAAGTTACTACAGAACACTTAGGGATATTTGGTCTATACTTGTGCTTTCACTTTAAACGGTGGACAAACTTGCATTTTAgtttatatattatgtataaaatatataaggGCTGTGACTACTTCAAAAGATGCTTTCTCGTGGCTGAAGATGTAATGACGAAACACCATATCGGAGCATTTGGAAACTACGAAATTCTGGTCTCATCTGTACCATTATCAGGACGTACTATGTTAAGTACTCCTAGAACACAATGATATAGAATAGTGCTCTTCAACCTGGGTATACAATCCCCCCTTAGTGGTAGAGATTAACTAGAGGTTGGACAACTGGTTGGGGGAGAGCTTCACCTGCACATGTTTGAATAATAgaatctctctcaatctctctctcatttcttACAATACCTAACTGATTGCATATTTACCTATTGTAATATCAATTAAAAGTACTAAAAGATAGTTGGCAATCCTGAGCCTGCAAAACCTGTTACAGTTAATGCAGTAGTTGATACAAGTTTTAAATAGAGGGAGCTGCATCACTGGACCCAAGAGGAAAGAGGCTAACAAACAAAAGAATCGCATAAAAAGCGACGATGACATGATGAAAATTGTATTTAGATGCGTCCGGCTAGTACATGAAGCCTCGAAACACTTTACACCAGTAAAGTGCTAATTTTGTAATGCCACGTAGTGATGAAAATGGTGTTGCACTATAAATGCCGTGAAAGTTTTTAAGTTACTATaatgtatatctatatattatatatatataatatacaatagtTATGTATATACAAACATATATCTAACCAAAAAAACAAATGTTTTGGGGTAATTTTAGAAGCATACTTCAAGCAACACCCcctgctcagctcgttgttgccgtgaggggggctcagTGGGCGGCTGcttgagtgtgatgctccttgggacagtcctgtccttttctagccttgtgctcctgctgccgtcctctccaattctgctgggcaccttttcctttaacttttgtatagtttttctcccccccccccccttctatctgcttgccgtttcctgccgaccttttgctcgttctggttcttcccttggactatacgtttgtggggcgtatactcacgacgcacccctaggaggccccgacaagatcggcgatagctttttgttgggtgtcctgcctcgaattgtggctccatggtgggtgtgggggcacattcgtgaatgaattcttcttttcgtcaagataacccctgtttcggctgcttctggcttaccttctcaggctcgtggggtgggcgaccaagcccccccgagtcggtccgtgttggaagaacgggctctgtagcctccgctgcattgggccccgaccttgctcctcctttggcccctctgactccttcccctggctccccttcctccctctgtggttgggtcgagacccaagcccccagtggtgactacctcgtctccCTGGCGCggttccatctctagttgtaactactgcgccttttaacccccctctgggggttctcaccgccgtcctcgtcacggccgccctcgctcgattccttccagttctgctacctatcaggccttgtttggtcccgcttcgtgggccaaatattttgatctccctcttgattctgcgcctcctgacgatttctccctccatcgacatctcgttgattccgtggatgcctcgattactttcaaccccactcgtctcggtacacgtgtcgttgctgctccttctcaggatgctgcttcccgcttggctgccttatcctgccttggtgagacccctgttcgggtctcgaagaacgctcggttgaatgccagtgttggcattctgctcccgccccatgttgcgaccggtgttcgggacctgcgcgactgccacgacgatattcgacataaccTCACTGCCCAAGGTCACTCTATTCTCCAGgttgacacgtttactcgtccccctcgtggtagtcgccgtcaacccctccgggttgtgaatattacctttgatggtaggacccttccaccctctgtcattcttgctggtgccaggtgctctgtccaggagtacattccttctgcaacaaatgctggaggtttgggcatggtgccctccgctgctccgggactgtctctctctgtcctttgtgtggtggcgaaggtcactctaagtcggagtgcacttctccccaggctcgttgcctcaactgcggtgaggcccatcctaccttctcccgtgcgtgtgtccattacaagcttgaggcagccgtcctcaacctgaagcaccgggagcgtttatcttttcctgaggcgaggcgccatgttcgctggctcccgccttatgctaatatgtcttatgctcgcgtgttgcgctcttcctctcctcgtccttcccgccttcctcagactcgcaaccgtttccgggccttggaccctgatgcgcccactgccccctcctctgttcctttgggttctctccagaaggatcctcctcctggtcctctgtctggggttccccttccttctacccggtctgtcgtgtcttctgtgtcttcttcctcgtccccctccgatcctccttcccatcctcttcctccatctatcggctctccccaccgcctgtcggtgcgggcggatgtccatcgctctcctaacggccgttgtgtgtgctctcgttcggcttctcctgttgagacactggaatccgttgcccggtacgtagttgctgggacaccggtctctttaagtcagaaatgtaagcctggctcctctccttcctcttccccggcggataagaaggcttcgctttcttcctcagctcctccttctggctctgttgctccttcccctcccgtttcagtgcttgcgccccctgttcctgctatggaggtttctttggcccctgcttccctttcggttgctgctcttgctggggtgcgctcccctctttctactccccctcttcctgctgctgtccttgactgctcctctccgttgtctcctcctcttcctcctcctcctccggaccctgcccgcccacctctgatctgttctcccgtttccttccctccatctttgctcagtttacccatgccccctaaccctgactctgctgaccctgatattctttaacgtgctctgttgctctttcgcctttgtttcttccttgttctctgtttttgtcctttctcttctcgtcgttgtccattcttcaatggaacgttcgaggttattacgccaatttcctcgaactccaacttctgatttcgcggttttcgcccctttgtgtctgtctccaggagccaatgcttggtgctcgtcctggtcgttttcgtggctattcctttgtctcctcccccccagccattgctggggcttctaattcttctgctctcttgattcgggctgatgttccctttgttcctttactttttccttcgcctctccattgttctgctgctcgtatctttgtggggaaatgatacacagtttgttccatttatctccccccccgagtgtcccgctctctcttcctgatttgaaacaccacctagactccttgctggagcctgtgctcctgctgggtgacttcaattgtcattctctttggggtgacgttctgacgaatacccggggtcgcctccttgagccgtttctcctctcttcttccctgtctcttctgaattctggtgagcccactcatttggactctcggactcgtaccctttcttgtcttgatctttctctctgctcttcttctctttacttagatttcacgtggcaggttcttgatgacctccatggaagtgatcatttccccatccttgtttcctttttctcttttcgcccttccctctctttccctaggtggcagtttgctaaggcagactggaccctatttacgctcagtgctgctctctctgacctctcccttctgcctctctctcgcgctctcctcctttttcatgacactgtcttcaacgctgccctccgctctattcctcgctcttcctctcggggtccacggaagtgcgttccctggtggaatgcggactgtgctcgggctgtccgctgtaagcgtgcagcctggaagaggcaccgccgtaggcagacgaccgattcttttcttttctttcggaaagcgagtgcggtggcccgtagggccatccgtacggctaaacgtgaatgttgggcatcttatgtctcaacaattatgtccgagacccctctggcccagatctggaagcgtatccgcaagatagcgggtaagttcgttcccgatgtttcaccggtccttcacctccatgatactcttgtggcggacccgttgcaggtcgcttccgatctgggttcccacttttcttctgttagctctggtcttcatcttccctaatctttccttcttcgtaaacctgtccttgagtctcgtcctttagatttctgcactcatcttcagcttccctataatgatcccttctctctctctgaacttcgttctgccctggccctctgcggttctacggcgtcgggctccgatggtattcattatgagatgcttcgccatctccctccgagcacgtctcagtatttactgagtctgtataatcggatctgggagtcgtcgtcagtccctgaggactggctcgatgccgttgtcctccctgttcgcaaaccggggtctctgggtacttcccctaaggactttcgccctattgctctcacaagttgtgtctgcaaactctttgaacgtatggttaacgttcgtctgatgtggttcctggaacaccatcaccacctctccccgttctcaatttggtttctgcaagtgccgcagcacgacagatgtcctggtgaacttggaggtctatattcgtactgcttttgctgcgaagacctccgttgttgccgtcctttttgacctggaaaaggcttacgacaccacttggcgatatcatattctatctcaacttcattcttttggccttcgtggtcatctccctctctttctccgcagctttctctctcgtcgttcctttcgggtgcgccttggtatcgctctctctccctcttttcagcaatacgaaggtgtgccccagggtagtgttctgagcactactctttttctggttgccctcaatggtcttctttcctctcttccttctggtgtcttctccgctctctatgtcgatgatcttaccctttgttgcaagggtgatgattcgcctctccttcaacgccggcttcaacttgcaattgatgccatgtcgtcttgggccacaggtcatggcttcaagttctctacttctaagacttgtgccatgacttttacgcggaaacgggttgttcttcgtctctttatggtcatccccttgaatacaaagattccgcgaagcttttggggttattccttgacactcgtttgtcttggtctccccatatctcttacctccgtgttgagtgctctaaggcccttaccctccttcgggtcttgtcccatacttcttggggggcagataggcgcactctccttgctttacattcctctctcgtcctgtctaagctcgattatggttgccctgcttactcgtctgcttctccttctactcttcgccgttttgatgctttgcaccatactgggttgcgcctcagttctggtgcctttcgttcgactcccatccttagcttgtatgttgacactggcttcctgtctctccaggaccgccgtgatcgctactgtctttgctatcttgcgcggtccttgcaacatccttcatctcgcctctgtcgtgctttaacttttacccctcctgcggttcctgttcgtcttcaccacctccctctttctgtccggttatctcgcctacaggattctctctccgttcgtatttctgatgtttctcctcgtgttgttccttctttgcccccgtggagggtccctcttccgcggttttgtacttccttgacccgtatcactaaagcttttacccctcctacggttctaaaacgccttttcctcgagcacttttcttctcactcccgctccgtttctgtcttcaccgatgggtctaagtcagcggacggtgttggctactctgttgtttttcctgatcgcacttatatgtgtcgcttgcctccagagactagcatctttacagcggaactttatgctattctctatgctcttcgtctcctgctttctcgttatcagtcttcctttgtggttgttgttgactctcgtagtgccctcatggctctcgggtcctttaatcctgttcattcagtagttgtcgagatccagcattggctgtttcttgttcacagtaaatttaagtcggttgagttttgttgggttcccagccatattggtgtgtctttaaatgagcgtgcggatgctgccgccaaggaagctgtccgctcttgtcccatctctcgtaaaggtattccgtattccgacttttacccggttatccattcctccgtccttacccgttggcaggcttcttggttgtctgttactggtaacaaactacgtactcttaaatgttgtgtttcctcgtggccgtcctcctcccACCGTAACCAGCAGtgcgaaacagctctggcgaggttgcgtattggccatactcacttaacccatggttacttgatggagcgccgccctgctccttattgtcctaattgcattgtccctcttacggtcgtgcatgtccttcttgaatgtcctgacttccaggacgagcgtgtgtcttgctttccgaccgcccctcgcggtcacctgtccctcaatagaattctcggtgactcggatacttttgatatcgttcgccttatgcgtttttgttctcgtattggcatccttggtgatatttaccgccctctgattattatgcgcatttgacggtgctacatagccttcccggtttggcgccatcttttgataattacttactacttTAAGCAACAGTCAACCTTTAAGTAGTAATGCCAGCtgacatccctggaaacacaaaccgaaactgcctctattttccgcttgttacaacttgtaataaagttgtttcatcttggcttaacgtgtttgacgtatgagaacgttgttacaacttgctatattggttgttataaatggttaggtgttaaaacttattcgaacgttgtaccaacgtcgtagattcggtgtgtttggcgggatgaaagcacttactcttgcttctcttaaGATGAAAACACATCGTTCTTGAGAAAAAAAGCCATTCACTGAACTTGAAAATGTTGTACTGTAGTGTCCTGTAGCAGCTGACATAATATATGGAGGGAAAGATGCAGTGAAGCGGATTCTGGTACTACAATAAGTCGTCGATCTGTGATGTTAGCAGATGACCTGAAGGAACAGTTTGTTAAAAAATTATGTCTAGCCACTTCGTTTGGCATTCGACTGGATGAAACCAGACGTAGAAGAAGCACTGATTGTTTACTGTCTGTTTCCAGACTTGGAAGAGAGAACCATTGCTAAACATTATTTGTGCTGCCTCTAACTGAGCATAGAAACGGCACACATTATATAGAAACTTCACGATTTAATTATTAAAGAGGGCATTGACTGGTCAAAATGCAATTCGGTTACTACTGATGGTGCAAAAGCTATGGTCGGTGCAATCAATGGCGTTGTAAAGAAAATCCAAGCGGTCTCGCCAAATTGTATCGCGATTCACTGCGTGATTCACAGGGACGCGTTAGTGGCAAAACAACTTAATGAAACTAGAAATgcttaggagaaaatgggctttgatcTTCTACTTGACGGCCCCTCTCCCtgttcagctcgttgttgccgttaaGGGGGCTAAGTGGGCggttgccggagtgtgatgctccttgagaCAGAACCTTTGTCCTTCTGTAGCCTTGTGcaactgctgctgtcctctctaattgtgctgaacgacTTTTCTTTCTGTTTAGTttttcttctcctatctgcttgtcgtttcctgccaaccatttgcttgttttggttattcctttggacttcttctgttTTGAAGAAGTCTCCTCCTAGTTtgtagagtatgcctcctcaagcctgagtgcttgaggaggcattctcttgcacctgtagaactgtagtacccaacgtctcgagcgaggggaacctttcatTGTCAatcccccctttcgtcactgaacccgatctctacggactgacggttcttaaggtggcgtttgtggggcgtatactcacgacgcacccctagggggccctggCATGattggcgatagcttcctgttgggtgtcctacctctaattgcggctccatggtgggtatgggggcacattcggggATGAAATTCTCTCTTCGTATTTGTTGTTGAATATTtctcttgtaccctctcaggctcgtggggtgggcgaccaagcccccgagttggactgtattggaagactgggctctgtagcccccgctgcgttgggtcccgaccttgctcctcctttgacccctcCTAACTTcttccctcagctcccctccctcctctgtagttgggtcgagcctcaagctcccagtggtgaccacttcgtcccctggcacAGCTAaacctcattgtgactactgc is from Procambarus clarkii isolate CNS0578487 chromosome 54, FALCON_Pclarkii_2.0, whole genome shotgun sequence and encodes:
- the LOC123748145 gene encoding uncharacterized protein gives rise to the protein MMALALLFLGYIAQIQGQAYQPYGTHAPLPAVTPTTSTVTTETTLTHTLRETTTSDVWVTEQTAITLTVTQTTTQWEFVPQQPQTVTSVIRVTSTPVVFVTATVGVYPVSTMVSVYSQFFTTTDTVKYWQTITHVAVTHEIQTVPVVSTQELVQDIVTTITQIVTTTVTSTTARYYA